The segment AGACACGGACTTTTCGCTGACGGAGAATTTTGATCGGTGGTCACGGGAGGTAGACTTTGTTTTTGGGATGGATGCACATAAGGTTCTGGTAAGACATGCAGAGGAGTTACCGGGGAAAGCATGGAGGGTGTTAAGCCGTAAACCGAAATATAGGGTAAAGACCAAGGAGAGAAGCAAGCCGGAAAAGGTAAAAGAGCGGATCGTGAAGGAACGAGAATATAAGGATATTCGTTTGGCGAGTGAGCATGTGTCGGAGTTTGAGTATCGGCCAATGAAGTGTAAACAGAGCTATCGGGTAATTGTGCTGATGAAAAACCTGAGTGTAGAAAAGGGCGAGAAGGTGTTGCTTGATGATATACGATACTTTTTTTACATTACTACCCGGCGGGATATGACGGCAGAGGAATTGGTGGAGTTGGCAAACGGGCGCTGTGATCAGGAGAATGTGGTAGAGCAGTTGAAGAACGGTGTAAATGCGATGAAGATGCCGGTAAGGGATTTGGAGAGCAACTGGGCGTATATGGTCATGGCAGCGCTGGCGTGGAATTTAAAGTCATGGTTTGGGTTGTTGATGCCCAACGCGGTGAGGGGAATGCAGGTACAGAAGATGGAATTTCGACGGTTTCTGAATACCCTGATTTTACTTCCCTGTCAAATCCTGAAAACGGGGAGGAAGATCGTATACCGAATCCTTAGATATAATGACTGGCTGAAGGATTTCTTTGCCACGTGGGAGCGGATCCGTAGGCTGAAGATGTGCATGAGAGAATAACAGATATAGGTGATAAAAGATGCAGGAAATGAAGCGGGAACGGGAGCGGTACCTTATCACTTTGCGATCATCCCCGATTTTATTTTCCGATAAGGGTATTTTTCTTGTGAGTGGAGTCTTGATGCCGATTAAAATGAAAAAAAGTATCGAGAGTAGAAAAAATAATACAAATAATAGTACCCATTACCGATTAAAACAGTGATAAGAGGCGAGGTTTATAAAACCTCGCTTGTTTTAGGTCTAGTAGGACAAGCGTCCCCGCTTGTCATAATAGTAATTCTTTAAAGACAAGCATTCCTGTTTGTCACAACGATAATTCCTTACATGTAGGGCAGGCACTGCCCTGCCTGATAAAAATCGCAAGCAGGCAAATCAATCAATTTATGTCAAATTCGTTTCATTCATTCCACATCCGCATACATTTGCAGCAGGATTTCATTGCAGGCAGTGCCTGCCCTACATGGAGCTTCTTGAATAAATGCAGGGCTAAAGCCCAGTCCTGTATTATCGTACTCTTCCGGTTAGTTCTGGTGAGGGTATAAAAGAAAACAGAGGAATAAATGAGATTATTCAATCATATAACGAGGGGGGAGTGCAAGGGTAAAATTAATACGGTAGCACAAAAGGTGTTTATCATCAAAAAATAATTGTGGTTAAGTATGTTTGGGTGGCATTGGTTCCGGTACTTATCAAGGCCGCATATCCCGTTGAAATCGGTCCTTTCCTAAAATTCCATTTTCGCTTTGCAAACGCTGAATGCGTAACAGCCGGTTGCGGTGCAATCTACTCAGGCCCGATAGTGGTTTACTGCTTTTTTTTATAATATCAGAGAGCGTCAATTTTTTTTGAAAAGTACAATCCTTTTCCCGTGGCCATGCCGGGGAGCGATATGCCTTCCGTATAGCATAGATGGTTGCTTGTTTTACCAGTTGCAAAACACAGCTAGACAATGTTCGAAGGAAAGTTGGATACAAGAAGAAAACAGGGGACAACTGTAGTGCTTTGAATAGGTAAAAAATACTTGCCAGATAGTGAGTACATGATCGGCTTTTATGGCTGAGGTACAGGAAGTAATGACTCCTGGACCAGCGATAGACGAATGATGGGATAGTGGGATATCGTTGTCTTACATCCCCTATTACAATAGCGTTTGATTTTTCCATAGATTTATAATTAAAAGACATACTGCCATCAACTTTACGATATCCTACAAGAAACTCTTTTACCACGCGAAACTTATAAAATTCGGCAATGCGAAGATAAAGATCACGGTCTTCACAGCCTTGTGCGTTTTGTTCTAAAAGTCTGGTGCTATATCCTCCAAGTTGTTTAAAACATACACGGCGAATCAAGGGCGCACTGGAATGGCCAATAAAGTTGGTGAATATTAATACCAGAAAAACATCGCCTTCGATATCAGAAGCATTGAATGCACCGGTTAGTACCCCTCTTTTATCGATAAATACCGACCAGGCATAGACGAGTCCTGTGCTTTCCCCTGCATGTAGCATGCAATCTACCTGTTTTTCAATTTTCCGGGGATACCAAATATCATCGGCATCAATAGGCGCTATAAATTCACCGCGGGACTTTTCAATTGCCAGATTACGTGCTGCTGCAACCCCGGAATTTGATTGGCGCAGAAGTGTCACGCGATCATCACGTTGCATAATCGATTCAACAATCTGTACAGTTTTGTCCTGTGAGCCATCATCAGTAACAATAACCTCAATATTTTTGTAAGTTTGAGCAAGCACGGAATCTAATGTCTGCTCAATATAGGCTTCGGCATTATATGCGGGAATAATGACTGAGACCAGTGGCTGGCCTGTGGCAAATTGATTATTGGCCAGAGGTGAATTATCACCTTTTGGTGCAAGGTTTAATTCATTACGGCCTATTTTAATGGGTTTATGAATAGCTTTATAGTTTGGCAACTTATAGTTTTCCAATAAAAATGCATTCGGTACGGTAATAATTCCATACGGCTTTGTTGCACAAAGCCCCATATTTATCTGATATACTATATATTATTATAAGTAAAATAGTATTGAAAAGTATTTTTGCATAATAAGAGTATATCAGTATGAAGCGACAGAAACAGAAAACAAAGAAAAAAGCATTAAAAGCCCAAAAGATACAAAAAGCAAAGAAAAGCAATAAACCCAAGAAGTCATACCGGGTAAGAAATTGGTCTGAGTATAATGAAGCATTAAAGCAAAGAGGATCTCTTGATGTATGGATCGATGAAAATGTCCAAGAGGAGTGGCATGCAGAGCCAACAGGGAAAAGAGGAGCCCAGCCTCTGTACAGTGACCTTGCAATAACATCGACTCTTCAATTTGGTATTGTTTTTCATCAGAGACTTCGTCAAACAGAAGGACTGGTAAAATCTTTGTTTCGGCTTATGGGGATAAACCTTGAAGTACCTGATTATTCAACCCTTTCCCGAAGAGGAGAAAGCATAAGGGTTTCTTTGCCAAAAGAGGACAAAGAGAAGGTGGTAATACTCATTGATAGCAGTGGGTTAAAGGTATATGGAGAAGGTGAATGGAAGGTAAGGCAGCATGGATATTCCAAGCGGAGAACGTGGAGAAAGATTCACCTTGCAGTCACTCCAGAGGGAGAAATAAGAGCAACGGAGCTTACGGAAAATAGCATAAGTGATGATGAGGCAGCAAGTAAACTTCTCAGTCAAGAGGAATCTCGTATAGAAGGAATTGTTGGTGATGGGGCTTATGATAAAAAGAAGGTCTATGATAGCTGCATCGGAAGAGGGATCCCTACAATCCTTATTCCTCCCCGGAAGGATGCCAAAATATGGCAGCATGGCAATAGTAATGCAGAGCCCCATCCACGAGATGAGAATCTCAGACACATGAGGAGCACTTCTCGAAAACGCTGGAAAGAGGTAGTGAAATACCATGTTCGTTCACTGGTAGAAAATACCATCTTTCGCTTGAAAAGTATCTTTGGAGATAAGCTTTATGCAAGAATTCTTGATCTTCAAAGGACAGAGGTTACTATCAAGGCGGCTATCTTGAACCGTATGATGAAACTTGGAATGCCTGAAAGCTATGCTATCGCATAAATTACAAGATGTAGGGAAAATCTGTTTTTTTATCGGCTTTGTGCAACAAAGCCATTCCATACTGAAAGAATATCAATAATTATTGTACTTATGTAATTATTCAGCGTATTTTATCCACTACCGTTATGAGCAAATAAAATCAGGCAATTTACCTCGAAATAGCATTTTTAAAATCTGGTTCGAACTAACCCATTGTTTACTACAGGTTGAGAGATAGCTACGAATATGACAGAAACTCTTAGCGCCATCCGGAGAACGGAAACAGCCTGTTATTTTTGTTAAAACTTTATCATCTCAACTGAACAGGTCGGTAGAGTTTTTTGTTTTTAGAATTGGTTGAAGAAATAGATAATAGTTTCGTTTTCTACCGGTTCTTTTAAGTTGCAACAATTGTATATCATTCAGATTAAATTGTAAATACCATAAATAGAGTAATACTTTAGGGTTGACCTAAAAAGTGTGTATGTCATTTGGCAACGATTGAGTCTTTTGAAAAAGTTGGAAAGAAGTGTTTATCAGCATATTACATAAAGATACAGCTTACTATGCTATCTGGCAAATGGTTCACCCCTGCTCGCTAGGATGATTTTATTGCAAGAATAGGGGCGATATCGACTAAATTGCTTGATACAGGATGTTGGGCGGATTTTAATACACTGTTTTTCTGAAAGGTAAGGTGGAATAAAGGTATCATGCCTCGCTGGTAAATTACCGTGACAAGTCCAATCCGGCGGAGATCGTATCGTTTTTGCTTGTTTTTTTCCTTTCGCAAGGCTCCTGCCTTTTGCAAGAAAACCAGCAGTAATGAATCAAAACGAATAATCTTATCAATGCATCACAATGGATTTTGTACTTGACTTACGTCTTTACTCCTGTATTAATAGCACTTATAAACAACGCAAGACGATCAAAGTTATACCCTCTGACGTATGCTCTGTGATCTCAGAAGGAGAAAGATTACCGAAGAGCCGCGTATGGTAAAACCTCAATATAATTGTGTGAAAGTCGCCGAAACTGCTCCTTATGAAAACTATTATACTCATCACATTAAAAGTGTAGTGAAACTGATAAAACAAACTATATCTAAACAAGAAGTTTATGGTATTTACTCGAAAAGCTCTCGGTACTGAACGCGACAACCGAATGATTGCAGAAATGAGACAAGAATTGCTCCTGGCATTGACAACGTCGGGGGAATTGGGAAAAAAGTACCAGTCCCGTGCAACGACATTGGTATCTGTGATTATTCCCTGTTATAATCAGGCAAATTTTCTGGGTGAGGCGATCGGGAGTGTATTGGCTCAAACATACCGTCATTTTGAAATTATTGTAATTGATGATGGTTCGCCTGATAACACTGCTGAAGTTGCAGCCCGATATCCGGAGGTGCGCTATATCAGGCAGGAAAATCAGGGTCTTTCAGGAGCACGCAATACCGGGTTTAGGGAAAGCCAAGGCAAATATCTGGTTTTTCTCGATGCGGATGACCGTCTGCTTCCGGGAGCATTGCAGGCCGGGATTAACTGTCTGCATGTACATCCTGAATGTGCTTTTGTTTCCGGTCATCACCGTTATATTAAAGCAGATGGTTCTCTTCTGAATGAGTATCCACCGGAACCTATAGATGACGATCATTACCTTGCCATGTTAAAACGTAATTATATAGGAATGCATGCGACGGTAATGTATCAGCGTTCTGTTTTTGAAAAGGTAGGACTCTTTAATACGTCTTTGAAATCCTGTGAAGATTATGAGATGTATTTGCGTATCAGCCGTAAATTCCCTGTATATCGCCATGCGCAATTGGTTGCCGAATATCGCTGGCACGATGCCAACATGACCCGCAACAGTAAAAAAATGTTAACCTTTGCCTTACAGGCTCTTGGTTCTCAATGGGAGTATATTAAAAATCATCCTGAATATATTCAGGCATATCAAACGGGAATAGAATTTTGGCGTGATTATTTTGGCATGAATCAGATCAAGGCAATCCGTAGATGTTTGCTGCAGAAACAGTGGCTGGATGCTGTTCAACAGGTATTAATAATGGTATCTTGCCATTTCTGGTGGCCGATACTTTTGCGTGAGGCATTTGGATTGCGCAGGCGCATTGTGCCAGCCTTACGAAACTGGAAACGTCAGATTTTGAATAATTAGAAAAGTAGGGGCGAAGCATTTGCCTGTCTTCTGCGGGCAGACAAATTTTATGTATGAATGCATTTATGCCAGTTTACGGCAAATGCTTCGCCCCTGCTAATTTTATATATTTCAGTCATGAATCACACAGATACTCCTATCAAAGTTAGCGTTCTGGTAATGACGTACAATCATGCCAATTTTATCAGGCAGGCTTTAGACAGCGTACTGATGCAAGAGGTCACGTTTCCTTATGAAATTTTAATCAGCGAGGACTGCTCTACCGATGGCACAAGAGAGATTGTCAAGGAATATTACCAGCGGTTCCCCCAAAAAATCCACCTCCTGCTTTCCGAAAAGAACATTCGTAGCAATGCTATTGTTGCAAGAGGGATTAAAGCAGCCAAAGGAGAATATATTGCTCTCTTAGATGGTGATGATTACTGGACATCCCCCCATAAACTGCAAAAACAAGCAGATTTTTTAGATAACCATCCGGGGTGTTCAATGTGTTTTCATAATGCGCGGGTCTTTTATGAAGATAGCAGCAAACCACCCTGGAACTGGACACCGGCACATCAAAAAGAATTTTCCACACTTGAAGATATTTGGATGGGAAATTTTATCGCAACGTGTTCCACGATGTTTCGTAACGGTTTATTTGGAGAGGTACCGGCATGGTATGATGATTTATTTCCCATAACCGATTGGTCTTTACATATCTTAAACGCAGAAAGGGGGAAGATCGGTTATATTAACGAAGTTATGGGCGCTTACAGACATCATAGCGGCGGTCTTTATTCCCCCTATAGCCATAGGGAAAAACTCCAAAAAACTTTACAATTTTATCGCCAAATGAATGTTAATCTGGATTATAAATATGATCAACTGATTAAAACGGCTATATCTAAATATTTTTATGAATGGGCAGAGGAATATGTCAAAAGGGGAGATTTCGTGTCTGCCAGACATTGTTTTCGCCAT is part of the Candidatus Jettenia sp. AMX2 genome and harbors:
- a CDS encoding IS1380 family transposase, yielding MSKKSEQKYNKILSRRKQKIERRLGRKQWEKQDRPMFRARNIHYEIAERNQAINCGGIGAIHQMVLKCGLVKEIDEKLELLKMHMPYHESDHVLNIAYNVLSGNIRLEDIELNRQDEGYLNAVGAQRIPDPTTAGDFTRRFRREDILKLMECINTGRLRVWKEARKEILEEALVDIDGTIAKTYGGCKEGMDISYKGIWGYAPLIISLWNTKEVLYLVNRPGNKPSHDGCVEWVDRAIGLVKPYARRICVRGDTDFSLTENFDRWSREVDFVFGMDAHKVLVRHAEELPGKAWRVLSRKPKYRVKTKERSKPEKVKERIVKEREYKDIRLASEHVSEFEYRPMKCKQSYRVIVLMKNLSVEKGEKVLLDDIRYFFYITTRRDMTAEELVELANGRCDQENVVEQLKNGVNAMKMPVRDLESNWAYMVMAALAWNLKSWFGLLMPNAVRGMQVQKMEFRRFLNTLILLPCQILKTGRKIVYRILRYNDWLKDFFATWERIRRLKMCMRE
- a CDS encoding glycosyltransferase family 2 protein, which produces MGLCATKPYGIITVPNAFLLENYKLPNYKAIHKPIKIGRNELNLAPKGDNSPLANNQFATGQPLVSVIIPAYNAEAYIEQTLDSVLAQTYKNIEVIVTDDGSQDKTVQIVESIMQRDDRVTLLRQSNSGVAAARNLAIEKSRGEFIAPIDADDIWYPRKIEKQVDCMLHAGESTGLVYAWSVFIDKRGVLTGAFNASDIEGDVFLVLIFTNFIGHSSAPLIRRVCFKQLGGYSTRLLEQNAQGCEDRDLYLRIAEFYKFRVVKEFLVGYRKVDGSMSFNYKSMEKSNAIVIGDVRQRYPTIPSFVYRWSRSHYFLYLSHKSRSCTHYLASIFYLFKALQLSPVFFLYPTFLRTLSSCVLQLVKQATIYAIRKAYRSPAWPREKDCTFQKKLTLSDIIKKSSKPLSGLSRLHRNRLLRIQRLQSENGILGKDRFQRDMRP
- a CDS encoding IS5 family transposase codes for the protein MKRQKQKTKKKALKAQKIQKAKKSNKPKKSYRVRNWSEYNEALKQRGSLDVWIDENVQEEWHAEPTGKRGAQPLYSDLAITSTLQFGIVFHQRLRQTEGLVKSLFRLMGINLEVPDYSTLSRRGESIRVSLPKEDKEKVVILIDSSGLKVYGEGEWKVRQHGYSKRRTWRKIHLAVTPEGEIRATELTENSISDDEAASKLLSQEESRIEGIVGDGAYDKKKVYDSCIGRGIPTILIPPRKDAKIWQHGNSNAEPHPRDENLRHMRSTSRKRWKEVVKYHVRSLVENTIFRLKSIFGDKLYARILDLQRTEVTIKAAILNRMMKLGMPESYAIA
- a CDS encoding glycosyltransferase family 2 protein — protein: MVFTRKALGTERDNRMIAEMRQELLLALTTSGELGKKYQSRATTLVSVIIPCYNQANFLGEAIGSVLAQTYRHFEIIVIDDGSPDNTAEVAARYPEVRYIRQENQGLSGARNTGFRESQGKYLVFLDADDRLLPGALQAGINCLHVHPECAFVSGHHRYIKADGSLLNEYPPEPIDDDHYLAMLKRNYIGMHATVMYQRSVFEKVGLFNTSLKSCEDYEMYLRISRKFPVYRHAQLVAEYRWHDANMTRNSKKMLTFALQALGSQWEYIKNHPEYIQAYQTGIEFWRDYFGMNQIKAIRRCLLQKQWLDAVQQVLIMVSCHFWWPILLREAFGLRRRIVPALRNWKRQILNN
- a CDS encoding glycosyltransferase, translated to MNHTDTPIKVSVLVMTYNHANFIRQALDSVLMQEVTFPYEILISEDCSTDGTREIVKEYYQRFPQKIHLLLSEKNIRSNAIVARGIKAAKGEYIALLDGDDYWTSPHKLQKQADFLDNHPGCSMCFHNARVFYEDSSKPPWNWTPAHQKEFSTLEDIWMGNFIATCSTMFRNGLFGEVPAWYDDLFPITDWSLHILNAERGKIGYINEVMGAYRHHSGGLYSPYSHREKLQKTLQFYRQMNVNLDYKYDQLIKTAISKYFYEWAEEYVKRGDFVSARHCFRHYLTGKPVNKFISLRKLLKMVLKLYLPQFVTL